The proteins below come from a single Magallana gigas chromosome 10, xbMagGiga1.1, whole genome shotgun sequence genomic window:
- the LOC136272073 gene encoding tripartite motif-containing protein 3-like yields MKTTTTFIKRTDSTWRPQCVYWSPSTGDLLVGMYYIYTEIGKVTRYNQSGQLTQTIELDTGRGLYSDPIYITENNNGDAVVSDFGSGTVVVTERGGRHRFSYTGHPSGSGLGPWGICTDALSHILVCDEWTKTVQMLDKDGQFLSHLLTESQEMGRPWGLSYDVSTHHLWVGSRDNNKLCVYRYITRQDALTDEHRPRPDGEAMFSSSAVEWR; encoded by the exons atgaaaacaaccaccacatttataaagagaacagactctacatggaGACCACaatgtgtgtactggtccccgtccactggggatctactggtcgggatgtattatatatatacagagataggcaaggtaacccggtacaaccagagcggACAACTGACACAAACCATAGAACTCGACACAGGACGGGGACTGTATAGTGATCCtatctatataacagagaacaacaatggggatgccGTGGTGTCTGACTTTGGGTCTGGtactgtagtggtgacagagcgtggaggaagacatcgtttctcctacacaggacatccatcaggatcaggactaGGGCCATggggaatctgtactgacgcgctgtcacacatcctggtgtgtgatgaaTGGACcaaaacagtacagatgttggacaaggacggtcagttcctgtcacatctactgacagAATCGCAAGAGATGGGTAGACCGTGgggcctgagttatgatgtcagcACTCACcatctctgggtcggatcacgGGACAACAACAAGCtgtgtgtctacaggtatatcaccagacaggacgctctgacag atgaacacagacCCCGTCCTGATGGGGAGGCCATGTTCAGCTCATCAGCCGTAGAATGGAGATAG